GAGGAGTTCAGCGAAGTTGTGGTACTTCTTCTGAGCTGATACCTCTTCAAGCTGTGCATAGACAGCGTCGTTGTAGGTAGGAGCATCGACGTCACGGATGACACCGAGGGCGATGGGGAATCCATCTTCTGGAGTCATCATGGCGAGCTTCAGCTGCAGGGTGTTGTCCTCGCACTTCGCATCGTGAACGAGTACATCGTCGATGGTGTAGCCGTCCTTACCGATCTCAACCACCTTCAGTCCGAAGCCCTGCTGTACCAGTCCGAACTCATTGTTCTCGCCGAACACCAGCTTCTCACCGTGCTTCACATAGATGGCGTTCTTCTTACGGCCCTCGTTGTTGTAAACCACATCGTGGCAGTGGTCGTTGAAGATCACACAGTTCTGCAGAACCTCAGTTACGCTGGCACCTTTGTGCTCGTAAGCAGCCTTCAGTACCTCTACTGTACCCTTGGCATCGGTAGCCACGCAGCGTGCGAAGAAGTGTCCGCGTGCACCAAAGCAGAGCTCAGCTGGGCGGAATGGATCCTCTACAGTGCCGTAAGGGCTCGACTTAGATACGAAGCCACGAGGTGAGGTAGGTGAGTACTGACCCTTGGTAAGACCGTAGATACGGTTGTTGAGCAGGATCATGTTAAGGTCTATGTTACGACGATTTGCGTGGATAAAATGGTTACCACCGATAGCCAGTCCGTCGCCATCACCTGATACCTGCCATACGGTGAGGTTTGGGTTAGCCACCTTTACACCAGTAGCGATGGCAGCAGCACGACCGTG
This region of Prevotella sp. E13-27 genomic DNA includes:
- a CDS encoding 2-oxoacid:ferredoxin oxidoreductase subunit beta, giving the protein MMSYTAQDFKKGQPRWCPGCGDHFFLASLHKAMAEIGVAPENVAVISGIGCSSRLPHYMATYGMNTIHGRAAAIATGVKVANPNLTVWQVSGDGDGLAIGGNHFIHANRRNIDLNMILLNNRIYGLTKGQYSPTSPRGFVSKSSPYGTVEDPFRPAELCFGARGHFFARCVATDAKGTVEVLKAAYEHKGASVTEVLQNCVIFNDHCHDVVYNNEGRKKNAIYVKHGEKLVFGENNEFGLVQQGFGLKVVEIGKDGYTIDDVLVHDAKCEDNTLQLKLAMMTPEDGFPIALGVIRDVDAPTYNDAVYAQLEEVSAQKKYHNFAELLETNDIWEVK